Proteins from a single region of Corylus avellana chromosome ca11, CavTom2PMs-1.0:
- the LOC132166737 gene encoding uncharacterized protein LOC132166737 isoform X2: MVTLSSSITAWIGHFLACMGGCFGCCTKPTPIIAVDEPSKGLKIQGRMVRKPSVSDDFWSTSTYDLDNSTVQSQRSISSISTSNQTLNCGSGIASMSSNSDFVNNGVLLWNQTRLQWIGSSRSRDHTQRSREPRLSWNATYESLLGTKQPFPQPIPLSEMIDFLVDVWEQEGLYD, encoded by the exons ATGGTAACGCTGAGTAGCTCCATCACTGCTTGGATCGGTCACTTCCTCGCTTGCATGGG GGGTTGTTTTGGATGCTGCACTAAACCCACACCAATTATTGCTGTTGATGAGCCGTCAAAGGGACTGAAAATTCAAGGGCGCATGGTGAGAAAACCTAGTGTATCTGATGATTTCTGGAGTACCAGCACGTATGATCTGGACAACAGCACTGTCCAATCTCAAAGAAGCATCTCATCCATTAGCACGTCAAACCAGACCCTAAATTGTGGAAGTGGCATTGCTAGCATGAGCAGCAATTCTGATTTTGTAAATAATG GTGTTCTTCTCTGGAATCAAACCAGGCTTCAATGGATTGGATCTAGCAGGTCCAGGGATCATACTCAACGGAGTCGGGAACCCAGATTAAG TTGGAATGCGACTTATGAAAGTTTGCTTGGTACCAAGCAGCCATTCCCCCAGCCAATCCCTCTATCT GAAATGATAGACTTTCTGGTAGATGTATGGGAGCAGGAGGGGCTGTATGATTGA
- the LOC132166737 gene encoding uncharacterized protein LOC132166737 isoform X1, with amino-acid sequence MDPCCFWTIAYPVVTDLESMNWYRNGEIGFWGCFGCCTKPTPIIAVDEPSKGLKIQGRMVRKPSVSDDFWSTSTYDLDNSTVQSQRSISSISTSNQTLNCGSGIASMSSNSDFVNNGVLLWNQTRLQWIGSSRSRDHTQRSREPRLSWNATYESLLGTKQPFPQPIPLSEMIDFLVDVWEQEGLYD; translated from the exons ATGGATCCGTGTTGTTTTTGGACAATCGCTTATCCTGTGGTAACAGACCTTGAATCTATGAACTGGTACAGAAATGGGGAAATAGGATTCTG GGGTTGTTTTGGATGCTGCACTAAACCCACACCAATTATTGCTGTTGATGAGCCGTCAAAGGGACTGAAAATTCAAGGGCGCATGGTGAGAAAACCTAGTGTATCTGATGATTTCTGGAGTACCAGCACGTATGATCTGGACAACAGCACTGTCCAATCTCAAAGAAGCATCTCATCCATTAGCACGTCAAACCAGACCCTAAATTGTGGAAGTGGCATTGCTAGCATGAGCAGCAATTCTGATTTTGTAAATAATG GTGTTCTTCTCTGGAATCAAACCAGGCTTCAATGGATTGGATCTAGCAGGTCCAGGGATCATACTCAACGGAGTCGGGAACCCAGATTAAG TTGGAATGCGACTTATGAAAGTTTGCTTGGTACCAAGCAGCCATTCCCCCAGCCAATCCCTCTATCT GAAATGATAGACTTTCTGGTAGATGTATGGGAGCAGGAGGGGCTGTATGATTGA
- the LOC132166737 gene encoding uncharacterized protein LOC132166737 isoform X4, translated as MSSGWGCFGCCTKPTPIIAVDEPSKGLKIQGRMVRKPSVSDDFWSTSTYDLDNSTVQSQRSISSISTSNQTLNCGSGIASMSSNSDFVNNGVLLWNQTRLQWIGSSRSRDHTQRSREPRLSWNATYESLLGTKQPFPQPIPLSEMIDFLVDVWEQEGLYD; from the exons ATGTCCTCTGGGTG GGGTTGTTTTGGATGCTGCACTAAACCCACACCAATTATTGCTGTTGATGAGCCGTCAAAGGGACTGAAAATTCAAGGGCGCATGGTGAGAAAACCTAGTGTATCTGATGATTTCTGGAGTACCAGCACGTATGATCTGGACAACAGCACTGTCCAATCTCAAAGAAGCATCTCATCCATTAGCACGTCAAACCAGACCCTAAATTGTGGAAGTGGCATTGCTAGCATGAGCAGCAATTCTGATTTTGTAAATAATG GTGTTCTTCTCTGGAATCAAACCAGGCTTCAATGGATTGGATCTAGCAGGTCCAGGGATCATACTCAACGGAGTCGGGAACCCAGATTAAG TTGGAATGCGACTTATGAAAGTTTGCTTGGTACCAAGCAGCCATTCCCCCAGCCAATCCCTCTATCT GAAATGATAGACTTTCTGGTAGATGTATGGGAGCAGGAGGGGCTGTATGATTGA
- the LOC132166737 gene encoding uncharacterized protein LOC132166737 isoform X3, producing the protein MDPCCFWTIAYPVNRGCFGCCTKPTPIIAVDEPSKGLKIQGRMVRKPSVSDDFWSTSTYDLDNSTVQSQRSISSISTSNQTLNCGSGIASMSSNSDFVNNGVLLWNQTRLQWIGSSRSRDHTQRSREPRLSWNATYESLLGTKQPFPQPIPLSEMIDFLVDVWEQEGLYD; encoded by the exons ATGGATCCGTGTTGTTTTTGGACAATCGCTTATCCTGTG AACAGGGGTTGTTTTGGATGCTGCACTAAACCCACACCAATTATTGCTGTTGATGAGCCGTCAAAGGGACTGAAAATTCAAGGGCGCATGGTGAGAAAACCTAGTGTATCTGATGATTTCTGGAGTACCAGCACGTATGATCTGGACAACAGCACTGTCCAATCTCAAAGAAGCATCTCATCCATTAGCACGTCAAACCAGACCCTAAATTGTGGAAGTGGCATTGCTAGCATGAGCAGCAATTCTGATTTTGTAAATAATG GTGTTCTTCTCTGGAATCAAACCAGGCTTCAATGGATTGGATCTAGCAGGTCCAGGGATCATACTCAACGGAGTCGGGAACCCAGATTAAG TTGGAATGCGACTTATGAAAGTTTGCTTGGTACCAAGCAGCCATTCCCCCAGCCAATCCCTCTATCT GAAATGATAGACTTTCTGGTAGATGTATGGGAGCAGGAGGGGCTGTATGATTGA
- the LOC132166034 gene encoding uncharacterized protein LOC132166034 has protein sequence MKVRSSVKKMCEFCKTVKRRGRVYVICTANPKHKQRQGMSTFAYEGPAPPTSSDTSTKLEMVTGPNLRAGLASLIPKKQEPVTMYGWRAGLASILFNKVN, from the exons ATGAAGGTGCGTTCTTCAGTTAAGAAGATGTGTGAATTCTGTAAGACTGTGAAACGCCGTGGTCGTGTTTATGTAATATGCACAGCTAATCCTAAGCACAAGCAACGACAAGGCATGTCAACATTTGCATATGAAGGCCCTGCTCCTCCTAC GTCTTCTGACACGAGTACCAAACTGGAGATGGTGACTGGTCCCAATTTACGGGCCGGTCTGGCTTCTCTCATTCCCAAAAAGCAGGAGCCAGTGACGATGTATGGATGGAGGGCAGGCCTCGCATCCATTCTGTTCAATAAGGTAAATTAG
- the LOC132166055 gene encoding uncharacterized protein LOC132166055, protein MKVRSSVKKMCEFCKTVKRRGRVYVICTANPKHKQRQGMSTFAYEGPAPPTSSDTSTKLEMVTGPNLRAGLASLIPKKQEPVMMYGWRAGLASILFNKVN, encoded by the exons ATGAAGGTGCGTTCTTCAGTTAAGAAGATGTGTGAATTCTGTAAGACTGTGAAACGCCGTGGTCGTGTTTATGTAATATGCACAGCTAATCCTAAGCACAAGCAACGACAAGGCATGTCAACATTTGCATATGAGGGCCCTGCTCCTCCTAC GTCTTCTGACACGAGTACCAAACTGGAGATGGTGACTGGTCCCAATTTACGGGCCGGTCTGGCTTCTCTCATTCCCAAAAAGCAGGAGCCAGTGATGATGTATGGATGGAGGGCAGGCCTTGCATCCATTCTGTTCAATAAGGTAAATTAG